A single genomic interval of Candidatus Aegiribacteria sp. harbors:
- a CDS encoding type II toxin-antitoxin system RelB/DinJ family antitoxin, with amino-acid sequence MSKTATVRARLKPELKEKAEEILHRLGVNTTQAITMFYRQIEMNNGLPFNMVIPNATTKATFNATDVNEDIVICENAEDMFDKLGI; translated from the coding sequence ATGAGTAAAACCGCAACTGTAAGAGCAAGGCTTAAACCTGAACTGAAGGAAAAAGCAGAAGAGATATTGCATCGTCTTGGAGTTAATACCACACAGGCAATAACGATGTTTTACCGCCAAATAGAGATGAACAACGGATTACCTTTCAACATGGTTATTCCCAACGCAACGACCAAGGCAACCTTCAATGCAACAGATGTGAATGAAGATATTGTTATCTGCGAGAATGCAGAAGATATGTTTGATAAGCTTGGGATCTGA
- a CDS encoding type II toxin-antitoxin system YafQ family toxin, whose amino-acid sequence MYTPAFTKQFKKDIKRTEKQGRDIEQFKLIARTLLAEEVLDPIFRDHKLTGNYKDRRECHISTDWLLIYKIDGEKIIFERIGSHSELFSK is encoded by the coding sequence ATGTACACCCCTGCTTTTACGAAGCAATTCAAAAAGGATATCAAAAGGACTGAGAAGCAAGGAAGAGATATCGAGCAATTCAAACTAATTGCTCGAACGCTTCTTGCTGAGGAAGTTCTCGATCCAATATTCCGGGATCATAAACTCACCGGTAACTACAAGGATCGCAGGGAATGCCATATTTCAACGGATTGGCTCCTGATATATAAGATTGACGGAGAAAAGATAATATTCGAACGTATTGGCTCGCATTCAGAGCTATTTTCAAAATGA